The following are from one region of the Cyanobium gracile PCC 6307 genome:
- the arsS gene encoding arsenosugar biosynthesis radical SAM (seleno)protein ArsS (Some members of this family are selenoproteins.) has translation MGVADLNGPTTLAPPFPALSRGRLDTLQVNLGYRCNQSCSHCHVNAGPSRTEMMDPSTIALVPAVLQARAIANLDLTGGAPELHPGFRDLVRQARRLGVAVIDRCNLTILSEPGQEDLAAFLALQGVKVVASLPCYLAGNVDRQRGDGVFARSLAGLRQLNALGYGDPDAGLELDLVYNPQGPSLPPPQAALEADYRRELADRFGLRFNRLFTITNMPIQRFAAVLRQQGELEGYLTLLRQHHNPANLAQVMCRSTLSVDWQGFLYDCDFNQMLGLPIGQGSPRAHLRQLLERDPDGEPIAVADHCFGCTAGAGSSCGGALS, from the coding sequence ATGGGCGTTGCCGATCTGAACGGCCCCACCACCCTGGCGCCGCCGTTCCCGGCCCTGAGCCGCGGCCGGCTCGACACCCTGCAGGTGAACCTGGGCTACCGCTGCAACCAGAGTTGCAGCCACTGCCATGTGAACGCCGGCCCCAGCCGCACCGAGATGATGGATCCGTCCACCATCGCCCTGGTGCCGGCGGTGCTGCAGGCCCGGGCGATCGCCAACCTCGATCTCACCGGCGGCGCGCCGGAGCTGCATCCCGGCTTCCGCGACCTGGTGCGCCAGGCCCGGAGGCTGGGGGTCGCGGTGATTGACCGCTGCAACCTCACGATCCTCAGTGAGCCCGGCCAGGAGGACCTGGCCGCCTTCCTGGCCCTGCAAGGGGTGAAGGTGGTGGCCTCCCTGCCCTGCTACCTCGCCGGCAACGTCGACCGGCAGCGCGGTGATGGGGTCTTCGCGCGCAGTCTCGCGGGCCTGCGCCAGCTCAACGCCCTCGGCTACGGCGATCCGGACGCAGGCCTGGAGCTGGATCTGGTGTACAACCCCCAGGGCCCCAGCCTGCCGCCCCCCCAGGCCGCCCTGGAGGCGGACTACCGGCGGGAGCTGGCTGATCGCTTCGGCCTCCGGTTCAACCGCCTGTTCACGATCACCAACATGCCCATCCAGCGCTTCGCGGCGGTGCTGCGGCAGCAGGGGGAGCTGGAGGGCTATTTGACGCTGCTGCGCCAGCACCACAACCCGGCCAACCTGGCCCAGGTGATGTGCCGCAGCACCCTCAGCGTCGACTGGCAGGGCTTCCTCTACGACTGCGACTTCAACCAGATGCTCGGCCTGCCCATCGGCCAGGGCAGCCCCCGGGCCCACCTGCGCCAGCTGCTGGAGCGAGACCCTGATGGGGAGCCGATCGCCGTGGCCGACCACTGCTTCGGCTGCACGGCCGGCGCCGGCTCCAGCTGCGGGGGAGCCCTGAGCTGA
- a CDS encoding FAD-dependent oxidoreductase yields MAPPLSPYRWRRLLLIAAIALAVVLFFSLGLHRQLTLEALQAAHGALLEQRRQTPLLVAGAYLLLYVLVAALSLPGAAVLTLAGGALFGVGLGTLLVSFASSIGALLAFLVARTLLREPVRRRFARQLEPIEAGVARDGVLYLLSLRLAPVFPFFLVNLLMALTPIRAASFYLTSQIGMLPGTLVYVNAGTQLAQLRGVGGILSPTLLWSLLLLALFPWLAKAALGRWQTWRLYRRWPRPRRFDRNLIVIGAGAAGLVTAYIAATVKARVTLVERGAMGGDCLNTGCVPSKALISSARLAARLRRADRYGLEPLEPRLNLRRVLERVAAKVAAVAPHDSVERYEGLGVEVLRGQARLLDPWTVTIRTGAGTEQRLTARAIVLATGAEPVRPDWPGSETVPLLTSETVWGWLAQCPLERPRLAVLGGGPIACELAQALAQLGLPITQIQRSNRLLRKEDADVAAEVRQALEEDGVTLHLDTEVLGFERDPAPDGAVTVLVRQGERRGRIACDAVLCALGRRARLQGYGLEELGLPTGATITTNAFLQTLYPNIYAAGDVAGPFQFTHTAAHQAWYAAVNALFGQLRSFQVDNRVIPRTTFTDPEVATVGLTEAEAAARGLAVEVTRFPLHELDRAIVESAERGFVKVLTPPGSDRILGATIVAEHAGELLAEFVLAMTWGLRLGRIFGTIHAYPTLAEASKYTAAAWKKQRVPQHLLPWLRRYHTWRRRG; encoded by the coding sequence ATGGCCCCACCGCTCTCGCCTTACCGCTGGCGCCGGCTGCTCCTGATCGCCGCCATCGCCCTGGCGGTGGTCCTGTTCTTCTCGCTGGGCCTGCACCGCCAGCTCACCCTGGAGGCCCTGCAGGCGGCACACGGCGCCCTGCTGGAGCAGCGCCGCCAGACCCCCCTGCTGGTGGCGGGCGCCTACCTGCTGCTCTACGTGCTGGTGGCGGCCCTGTCGCTGCCGGGAGCTGCGGTGCTCACCCTGGCCGGCGGGGCACTCTTCGGGGTCGGGCTGGGCACCCTGCTGGTGTCATTCGCCTCCAGCATCGGCGCCCTGCTGGCCTTCCTGGTGGCCCGCACCCTGCTGCGGGAACCGGTGCGGCGGCGGTTCGCCCGCCAGCTGGAGCCGATCGAGGCGGGGGTGGCCCGCGATGGGGTGCTCTACCTGCTCAGCCTGCGGCTGGCGCCGGTCTTCCCCTTCTTTCTGGTCAACCTGCTGATGGCGCTCACGCCGATCCGGGCCGCCAGCTTCTACCTCACCAGCCAGATCGGCATGCTCCCCGGCACCCTCGTCTACGTGAACGCCGGCACCCAGCTCGCCCAGCTGCGCGGGGTCGGCGGCATTCTCAGCCCGACCCTGCTGTGGTCGCTGCTGTTGCTGGCCCTGTTCCCCTGGCTGGCCAAGGCGGCCCTGGGCCGCTGGCAGACCTGGCGGCTCTACCGCCGCTGGCCGCGGCCGCGCCGCTTCGACCGCAACCTGATCGTGATCGGCGCCGGAGCGGCGGGGCTGGTCACCGCCTACATCGCCGCCACCGTGAAGGCGCGGGTGACCCTGGTGGAGCGTGGCGCCATGGGCGGCGACTGCCTCAACACCGGCTGCGTGCCCAGCAAGGCGCTGATCAGCTCGGCCCGGCTGGCGGCACGCCTGCGCCGGGCCGACCGCTACGGACTCGAGCCGCTGGAGCCGCGGCTGAACCTGCGCCGGGTGCTGGAGCGGGTGGCCGCCAAGGTGGCGGCCGTGGCCCCCCACGACAGTGTCGAGCGCTACGAGGGCCTGGGGGTGGAGGTGCTTCGCGGCCAGGCCCGCCTGCTCGATCCCTGGACGGTGACGATCCGCACCGGCGCGGGAACCGAGCAGCGGCTCACGGCCCGGGCGATCGTGCTGGCCACCGGCGCCGAACCGGTGCGGCCCGACTGGCCGGGCAGCGAGACGGTGCCCCTGCTGACCAGCGAGACCGTCTGGGGCTGGCTGGCCCAGTGCCCGCTGGAGCGGCCGCGGCTGGCGGTGCTGGGGGGCGGGCCGATCGCCTGCGAACTGGCCCAGGCCCTGGCCCAGCTGGGCCTGCCGATCACCCAGATCCAGCGCAGCAACCGCCTGCTGCGCAAGGAGGACGCCGATGTGGCCGCCGAGGTGCGCCAGGCCCTGGAGGAGGACGGCGTGACCCTGCACCTGGACACCGAGGTGCTCGGCTTCGAGCGGGATCCCGCCCCCGACGGGGCGGTGACCGTGCTGGTGCGGCAGGGGGAGCGGCGGGGGCGGATCGCCTGCGACGCCGTGCTCTGCGCCCTGGGTCGCCGCGCCCGGCTGCAGGGCTACGGCCTCGAGGAGCTGGGCCTTCCCACCGGCGCCACGATCACCACCAACGCCTTCCTGCAGACGCTCTACCCCAACATCTACGCCGCCGGCGATGTGGCCGGGCCGTTCCAGTTCACCCACACCGCCGCACACCAGGCCTGGTATGCGGCGGTCAACGCCCTGTTCGGCCAGCTGCGCTCCTTCCAGGTGGACAACCGCGTCATCCCGCGCACCACCTTCACCGACCCGGAGGTGGCCACGGTGGGGCTCACCGAAGCCGAGGCGGCGGCCCGGGGGCTGGCGGTGGAGGTGACGCGCTTCCCCCTGCACGAACTCGACCGTGCCATCGTCGAGAGCGCCGAGCGGGGGTTCGTGAAAGTGCTCACCCCACCGGGCAGCGACCGGATCCTGGGCGCCACGATCGTGGCCGAGCACGCCGGCGAACTGCTGGCCGAGTTTGTGCTGGCCATGACATGGGGCCTGCGACTGGGCAGGATCTTCGGGACGATCCACGCCTACCCCACCCTGGCCGAGGCCAGCAAATACACCGCCGCCGCCTGGAAGAAGCAACGGGTGCCCCAGCACCTGCTGCCCTGGCTGCGCCGCTACCACACCTGGCGGCGCCGCGGCTGA
- a CDS encoding DUF547 domain-containing protein, producing MFLRFAMVRARSCTPLLLACGLVLITATGCGGGPAPWTSADASRPSLVATAPQPPLDPGPYNAVLRTVVDGRGLVDYAALQRDPAQLDRYIEALGALAPERFASWPEAEQIALLINAYNAFTLRAIIDNDPIRPSIKAIPGVWKFRRHQLMGRGLTLDGIEHEILRREYNEPRIHAALVCAAISCPPLRQEAFTGAALERQLEDQTTRWLASPVGLAIERAAGTVRISAIFQWFAEDWQRADPQAEAVPGHKKQSAVLRFIARYRPAAERSLILGGDYRFAYLPYNWDLNRQSP from the coding sequence GTGTTCCTCCGCTTCGCCATGGTCCGTGCCCGCTCCTGCACCCCGCTGCTGCTGGCCTGCGGCCTGGTGCTGATCACCGCCACGGGCTGTGGCGGCGGGCCGGCCCCGTGGACGTCTGCCGATGCGAGCCGCCCGTCCCTGGTGGCCACCGCCCCCCAGCCCCCCCTTGATCCAGGTCCCTACAACGCGGTGCTGCGGACGGTGGTGGATGGCCGGGGCCTGGTGGATTACGCCGCCCTGCAGCGGGATCCGGCCCAGCTCGATCGCTACATCGAGGCGCTGGGCGCCCTGGCCCCCGAGCGCTTCGCCTCCTGGCCGGAGGCGGAGCAGATCGCCCTGCTGATCAACGCCTACAACGCCTTCACCCTGCGCGCGATCATCGACAACGATCCGATCCGGCCCAGCATCAAGGCGATTCCCGGCGTGTGGAAGTTCCGCCGCCACCAGCTGATGGGCCGCGGCCTCACCCTCGATGGCATCGAGCACGAGATTCTGCGGCGCGAGTACAACGAGCCCCGCATCCACGCGGCCCTGGTGTGCGCCGCCATCAGCTGCCCGCCCCTGCGGCAGGAGGCCTTCACGGGGGCGGCGCTGGAGCGGCAGCTGGAGGATCAGACGACCCGCTGGCTGGCCAGCCCCGTGGGCCTGGCGATCGAACGGGCCGCCGGCACGGTGCGGATCTCCGCGATTTTCCAGTGGTTCGCCGAGGACTGGCAGCGCGCTGATCCGCAGGCGGAGGCTGTGCCGGGCCACAAGAAGCAGAGCGCCGTGCTGCGCTTCATCGCCCGTTACCGCCCCGCCGCGGAGCGCTCCCTGATCCTGGGCGGCGACTACCGCTTCGCCTACCTCCCCTACAACTGGGACTTGAATCGCCAGAGCCCCTGA
- a CDS encoding metal-binding protein yields MASGRRHDRATRWLALPFGLLWWPALGPAGVAVASGAFLLGGLWLSPDLDTRSNATRRWGPLRLLWWPYRRLLSHRSLLSHSPLLGTSLRLLWLAALVLAACAALGPLGAPAPAELLQRGRELWGSQRPLLLAAVVGLEASSWLHLLQDGDPIPRLPRPLRALRRRLSRLSSRSRRWRGPARLRGRRR; encoded by the coding sequence ATGGCCAGCGGCCGCCGCCACGATCGCGCCACCCGCTGGCTGGCCCTGCCCTTCGGGCTGCTCTGGTGGCCGGCCCTGGGGCCGGCGGGGGTGGCCGTCGCCAGCGGCGCCTTCCTCCTGGGCGGCCTCTGGCTCTCCCCAGACCTCGACACCCGCTCCAACGCCACCCGCCGCTGGGGTCCCCTGCGGCTGCTCTGGTGGCCCTACCGGCGCCTGCTCAGCCACCGCTCCCTGCTCTCCCACAGCCCCCTGCTGGGCACCAGCCTGCGGCTGCTGTGGCTGGCGGCGCTGGTGCTGGCCGCCTGCGCCGCCCTCGGGCCCCTGGGCGCCCCGGCGCCGGCCGAGCTGCTGCAGCGGGGCCGGGAGCTCTGGGGCTCCCAGCGGCCCCTGCTGCTGGCCGCCGTCGTGGGCCTGGAGGCCAGCAGCTGGCTGCACCTGCTCCAGGACGGTGACCCGATCCCGAGGCTGCCGCGGCCCCTGCGCGCCCTGCGCCGGCGCCTCAGCCGCCTCAGCAGCAGGAGCCGCCGCTGGCGGGGGCCGGCGCGGCTGCGGGGGCGTCGGCGGTAG
- a CDS encoding methyltransferase domain-containing protein translates to MTSAADLHRSVQEYYGSTLSSSDDLRTSACCDASSVPPALRPLLARIHPEVLSRYYGCGLVAPPLLEGLRVLDLGCGSGRDVYLLAQLVGAGGAVVGIDMTPEQLAVARRHVDHHAEVFGYANVQVLEGRIEQLDQLPLEPGSFDLVISNCVVNLSADKLGVLNGVRRLLKPGGEFFFADVYADRRVPEALRHDPVLHGECLSGALYWNDFLRLARQAGFADPRLVADRPLEITDPELAARTGAIRFFSATYRLFNIEALEDACEDHGQAVTYRGSIAGHPDALPFDKHHHIEAGRVFPVCGNTFRMLAESRLAPHFEFIGDFSRHYGLFEGCGSTLPFDRGVAPTADAPAAAPAPASGGSCC, encoded by the coding sequence ATGACCAGCGCCGCCGATCTGCACCGCAGCGTGCAGGAGTACTACGGCTCCACCCTGAGCAGCAGCGACGACCTGCGCACCAGCGCCTGCTGCGATGCCAGCAGCGTGCCGCCAGCGCTGCGGCCCCTGCTGGCCCGGATCCACCCCGAGGTGCTGAGCCGCTACTACGGCTGCGGCCTGGTGGCGCCGCCGCTGCTGGAGGGCCTGCGGGTGCTCGACCTGGGCTGCGGCAGCGGCCGTGACGTGTACCTGCTGGCCCAGCTGGTGGGGGCCGGCGGCGCGGTGGTGGGCATCGACATGACGCCGGAGCAGCTGGCGGTGGCCCGGCGCCATGTCGACCACCACGCCGAGGTGTTCGGCTACGCCAATGTGCAGGTCCTGGAGGGCCGCATCGAGCAACTCGACCAGCTGCCCCTGGAGCCCGGCAGCTTCGATCTGGTGATCTCCAACTGCGTGGTCAACCTCTCGGCCGACAAGCTGGGGGTGCTCAACGGGGTGCGGCGACTGCTCAAGCCCGGCGGTGAGTTCTTCTTCGCCGACGTCTACGCCGACCGGCGCGTGCCCGAGGCCCTGCGCCACGACCCGGTGCTGCACGGCGAATGCCTCAGCGGCGCCCTCTACTGGAACGACTTCCTGCGGCTGGCGCGCCAGGCCGGCTTCGCCGATCCGCGCCTGGTGGCCGACCGGCCCCTGGAGATCACCGACCCGGAGCTGGCGGCGCGCACCGGAGCGATCCGCTTCTTCTCCGCCACCTACCGGCTGTTCAACATCGAGGCCCTGGAGGACGCCTGCGAGGACCACGGCCAGGCGGTGACCTACCGCGGCAGCATCGCCGGCCACCCCGACGCCCTGCCCTTCGACAAGCACCACCACATCGAGGCCGGCCGGGTATTTCCGGTCTGCGGCAACACCTTCCGCATGCTGGCGGAGAGCCGGCTGGCGCCCCACTTCGAGTTCATCGGCGATTTCAGCCGCCACTACGGCCTGTTCGAGGGCTGCGGCAGCACCCTCCCCTTCGACAGGGGGGTCGCCCCTACCGCCGACGCCCCCGCAGCCGCGCCGGCCCCCGCCAGCGGCGGCTCCTGCTGCTGA
- a CDS encoding glycosyltransferase family 2 protein has product MPNPGSAMAMGAIQVVIPARDERQTIGHVIGQLRRQGLERIRVVDNGSRDGTATIARRLGAEVLSEPRPGYGRACWRGCLDLAPDVDWLLFCDGDGGDPLEELPRFLELIDDHDLLLGDRTATAVGRASLTPLQRSGNRLATTLIGLGWGFRYRDMGPLRLVRREAFAAMSLRDRGYGWTLEMQVRAIELGLRIREVPISHRPRLAGASKISGRWGASLRAGWVILTTLGGLWVLRLLRRPLRRGQR; this is encoded by the coding sequence ATGCCCAACCCGGGATCGGCCATGGCGATGGGGGCCATCCAGGTGGTGATTCCGGCGCGCGACGAACGTCAGACCATCGGCCACGTCATCGGCCAGCTGCGCCGCCAGGGACTCGAGCGCATCCGGGTGGTCGACAACGGCAGCCGCGATGGCACCGCCACCATCGCCCGCCGGCTGGGGGCGGAGGTGCTCAGCGAACCCCGTCCCGGCTACGGCCGGGCCTGCTGGCGGGGGTGCCTCGATCTCGCCCCCGACGTGGACTGGTTGCTGTTCTGCGATGGCGATGGCGGCGACCCGCTCGAGGAACTGCCCCGCTTCCTGGAGCTCATCGACGACCACGACCTCCTGCTCGGCGACCGCACCGCCACCGCCGTGGGCCGCGCCTCGCTCACGCCCCTGCAGCGGAGCGGCAACCGGCTGGCCACGACGCTGATCGGCCTGGGATGGGGGTTCCGCTACCGCGACATGGGGCCGCTGCGGCTGGTGCGGCGCGAGGCCTTCGCGGCGATGAGCCTGCGCGACCGGGGCTATGGCTGGACCCTGGAGATGCAGGTGCGGGCCATCGAGCTGGGCCTGCGCATCCGCGAGGTGCCGATCTCCCATCGCCCGCGCCTGGCCGGCGCCTCGAAGATTTCCGGGCGCTGGGGCGCCAGCCTCCGGGCCGGATGGGTGATCCTCACCACCCTGGGCGGGCTGTGGGTGCTGCGACTCCTGCGGCGACCCCTGCGACGAGGACAGCGGTGA